ACAACTAATAGCGGGCTAAACGAGGTTATAGCAGCTAAATTACACGTGAGTTCAAATAGCTGTAACCTACCTCAAatagctatagcgggctatagcgggAGGTTTAAAACCTCGGTACTAAGATACAGAAACATTAATACTAAtctcaaaacaaaacatgaacaAAAGAAACAAACCAGTTATAAAATTATCATAGAAGAGTTACTACAGAACCTCAAGGAGTGACAAAACAGATGTAAAACATttagcaaaaaaaatatatagttaGAGGAGCTAGCTGATAGGGTCTGTTTTAATTTCTATATGACCACAACTTTATTTGTAAAGTCGACGATCCTAGGGTTCTACTATAAGATTGATTTGTAAAGGTACACATTCGAGAACTGATCACCATCTACTGAACATGTAGCCATAATTTTGAATATACATCTTCTGACTTTTAATTTTAAAATCTAAGTGCACAATTGAATAGTCTAATTTATATAGCTGGACAATGGACAGATTGCGATCAACGTATAGAAATTAGCACATAGCAAAAAACCTGGTATTCATGTTAACTGCATGCATAACTCGTGAGCAGTCCCCGGCCCTTGCAAAACCCTGGTCTCCATGTTAATTCCAACAACAAAAAGCTAGTGCTGCTAATACAACAAATAAACACCGTAGCAAATCCGACAACGAGACTACTACTAAACCAATTCATGGTTGCTTTAGAGAGCACTTCAAGCAATGCACGTGTGAAACATAATAGTACCCCGAAATCATAAAAGAACAATAGAAAGAAGCGCTCACGCACCGAGAAGGTAGTAGCTTTGGAGGGTTGGCACAACGCGACCAAGATGATGAACCTGGCCTGCGGCGATGCGCGCGAATCGGCGGCCAGCCACTAGCTCGCATGATCTTGTGGCTTCGTTTTGGAGATGGATACGATTCGGGTCTGAGTCACATTTGGAGATGCAAgctgcactactacaaaaatgactTGTAGGAACATCTTGATTTTTTTACAGGGACAGGTCAAAATGTAACTCGTTGATAAAAAAGAAGCGGAACTACTATAGCAACCGAGTCGTCCCTAGAAATGGAGCcctcacccacccctaaaaaattTAAACGCCGTGGGAGGGGTTTTGAACGCAGCGCACGCGCCACGGGCTTATCCTCTCAGCGTGCACGCAGCCTTATCCTCTCAGCGCTATCTCaaactctctctcccccccctcTCCCCTCAGCTCTCTCTTGGCTCTCTCTCGAACTCTttctctcccccctcccctcccctcagctcccctcccctgcttggTGCTCGCCGCGACAACcgcagccatggccgccgccaacCTGCTGACTGCCCTCCTCAACATGTACACCACGGTGAGGGCCTTCCTCCGCCGCTTGACTGCTGGACGGATTGACTCTAATTATTGCAATTTCGTGGTTCTGTGCCTGTGCATGGAGAAGCCCAGCGTGGATTTCGACAGGGTCGACGCATTTGTGCTAGCCCCCTCCGCGCATCCGGGGTGGCCGTGCTCCCACCTCTCGGGGATCACGGAGCTCGAGCTGGCACGCGACGAGGGCGAACTGGGGCTCTCGTTCCTGCCCAACCTCTGCTCGGTGCTCGCCACGGGGCTCCCCTCATGGCCGCGCTGTTGGGGGGCCGCGCCCCAGCAACCAGGACCGCGCGCTGCGGCTCACGGCGGTGCTGCTGGCGGCCCCTGCTGTGGCTGCTGGAGCTGGCCGTTCGGGGCGGCCTCTGCGCGCCGCGGTATTCGGATCCTGcgaggggaggtggcggcggaggtgccCATGCTGGCCGTTGGGCTGCCCTCTGCTGCCCtacaagctccgccgccggcctcctccgagCGCTGCCTCGTCGTCGATGTCGGCCGCAGCCGAGAGGCGGCTGGGTTGCGGGCTGAAcacgccggcgcggcggtgggggccgAGGAGGCTGGGGGAGCATTGGAGTAgcggcggctgtggcggcgggGCTGCGCCGGCAAGGgccggattttttttatttgatttctaAGGGCGGTTCGTCCCGTCATCCGCACCTACAAATAGATTTCTAGGGGCAGGATAGGGGTGACCCATCCCTAGAAATAGATTTCTAAGGGCGGGAGGGGGCAtgacccgtccctaaaaatgcatttttaggggcggtacATTATCCGCCCAAACATCATTTTTAGTGCGAAAAGCAGGGGCAGGTATTGCACCCGTTCCTACAAAAGCAACTATACCCACCCCTAAAAACCATTTATGTAGTAGTGCTGTTTTCACAGTTAGATTCGGTTTTCAACTCATTTTTATGGATACATATTGGGAGGGGGTTTTCCATTTGGTTTTGTGCGTACAAGGGGGAGGCGAATGAACTCTCATTTTGGGCGATGGCAATGCTGCTGGGTCGAAACCGTGCAGCGATCGGATGCTCTCGGTCATTTCGGAATAAGGTCAGGCAGCTCGTGTGGACATGCGCGGCAGGCTGGGCGGATGCGAGCTCAGACATCAatgatgttttttttattttttagtagtagagatagagatagagatatacATCCTTGGTTTtttggaagaaaggaaaaaaatcctCTCCAATTTCCTCATCTGCTAACAATTGGCAAACTTGACTCTCTTGTGTGTAAAAATACGCACGCCCTTCTGCCTCCCGATTGCCCCTCCCCGTGCCATTTTTTCGTTGCGGGCTTCTCCCCGCGTGCCCTGGTGCCGCTCGCGCCCCACTTCTTCTTCGCACCAATCATCCTTGAGCAAGCTACGACGTCACCAGTTCAGGTACACCATGGATCCCATCCATCCTTTTCGTTTGATTCCGAGTTCTAGGGTTTGCTGCGCCCGTGGAGGACCTGCGCCGCCATGAATCCCATCCATCGAGGGCGTGCGCCGTGGAGGGTTGTGCCGTCGAGGGCTGCGCCGCCCTCGATTGCTGCGCCGTGGAGGCCCTGCGCCGCCCTGCTGGCTGCCTGCGCAAGGGAGGGGCGCCGCCATGGCTGTCAATGTTTTTTTCAATACATGATGCTCTACGATGCAATTTTCTTCAACGTATTGTACGTCTTTGGTTCATCTTTGGTTCGTCGTCCGCCCCTGCCCATCATACGTCCGTCATCCCGAACGCCCGCCCCCTTCCTATCGTCAGTCCTCTGAAACACACGCTGCCCGTCCGATAATTGCGGGCCCGTACGGTGAACCAAACCCTAATGCCTAAACCGTAAAAGCACGCCGCGCCTTCACCACGCCATTGATGtcgttgtaaggatcgatggaccaagagggggggtgaattgggcctttttcaaatttctaagacaaaataaagcaaccttaacctatgcaatacaagtaaggctcaattcaccaaccggctaactaagcaaactacacaagctatcaaagatacaccaagataagaaactaagcaaggtagagctaagttatgatctctaaggtcaagcacatgaataattgcatgaaagtaagtgcttgaaagtaaagtgtgggcaagagacaacagtattttttcccgtggtgtcgatgtgttggcacacacccctaatccacgttgtgacactcactaagagtcttgtcacctctcatgtcaccgagacgtgggcgctcactaagagtctccgttcaccatcccggcgtggtggagctcaaggcacgtacaaacttcttcgggctcccacaatccttggcaagctccggaagaaacaccttcaatcacaaagatcgcctaggtgctgccaatcaccaagagtaacaagctagggccttcacttgagcaagaaccgatcatcaagaacggatgcacacaagcttctctctactcaagtccttagtcttgcttcttgaatgattgaatgaacaaatgtgcggaagatgaagctcaaggtggctctcaacaatagtatgagtgtatgaatgttgcctggtgtcaagagcgtgcaaaatgacccattggaggggtatatataggcagctcacacgaatagagctgttggagaaaagctgccggaaaagtacttaacgccggttaatccgacggtcctccaattgtcatcgtcggtttaaccgatgaattcAAACTGCCCCTTTtggaaactagccgttacaactcgggcagattaaccgacgtatcatcggtttaaccggtgagtgtagttgtccactgatcaactgaaaaaccaaccctctggacaactgcaccgacgttaactcaaatccatcgccggtttaaccggtgagtataacttatgaaatccctggaaaaaccaactcactggacaaatgcaccgatgttaattttaaatatcgtcggtttaaccggtgtatataaccttgaaacaccctgaaAAACCAaccttctggacaactgcaccgacgttaatttcaaacatcgtcggtttaaccagtgtatgtacttgtccagaccctgctaactgcgtttaaccgacgtatagaaaaatggagtcgtcggttaaaccggtgtatagactttttctgattttgccttttctgatttgagtcttgaatgaaatccaaatattcttgagatataagttgaaaaccacttatttgaacttctttagaacctgagtgaccatagtgtgcatccatttttgattgaccatgtccatgctcaagttacttagccttaacccctcttaatagtgcgacctctacaaaactataaaacatatactaaactaagtgtccttctcaacattatgacacttaggactagaaagatccttagtcttgatatatatttgagttgaatatcGAGATCgactttttgaataatgaaattgaggggcctctttaacatatgaccaaatgagcaataatgtttcattaagctgcacaaactcattactcacaataatggttgtcattaatcaccgaaacatacctagagggtctagatgcttacaatctccccctttttggtgattgatgacaacacaaacataaataataacgagagagcgagaaagataataCAGGATAAaatcaagcaaactcgaaagagaaccaaagagctcaacggcttaaatgaaatccatagatatgtctcaaagcacagcatactcaagagtcaaaagtacatatccatgaactaacatcaaatgagatataaaacatcaaagtcctgtaactacgagctctctctagctctaccctccccctaactccaactccccctgactctctccccctttggcatcaaagcaccaaaaaggcgagctactgatctGGCTGTGGTGGCACGGTGAGGAAGCGGTCCggatcgtcgtcgtcatcggacgGAGAGccctcggtgacggacgggagctgctggtctgagctgactgggggtgtagctgtcatggaggctctcgtgctagcactgcctgggagagggtctgtagaagtggtaaccgggtcagcagaagaagtatcaatatctgaagtCGAGACTGCTGAAcctgccggctgtgtcgactgctgaagtgtagactcctctcctcctccccctgaaggtagtgtctgtggtacaaCGGGGAGGGCGGCTGACTGAACTGCTGACGGTGAGTCTTGAAAGagtgtagtcgctggcagtggtgagaagagcggacgaccggcagacccaaggagtgcggacatcgagaacatgGTCTCCAGTGTTGCTGAAGTAGCTggggctgcagtaggggctggagctggagtgactgcatgctgaggtgctccaacaccctgaagtcctggctgctgcggggcgagtccggtgtgagtgtaaagctgtgtgatcatcccaaacatcgccatcatgccctgctgcatctgctggaactgagcgtctgtcctctgggaaactctgtcaatgagcccgacaaaacgctcctcggctgcagcacgctcttgggcagcctctctctgaatggctgcaagctgagcctcatgggctctcctggcctcctcctgtgcgatccgatcctctctctACTGAGTGACAAGCTGATGAAGGAGAGAGGTaagctgagtcacctgggactctgtgACTATAGCAGCTGCAGGTGACGAGggagctggctctctggaccctcctgcctcgtggtcgtgactggcgGGTGCTGCAAGAAAGTACTCgtcatcctcggaggagtctgactcaagctcagaccagtgaatctcatcatctcctccgggaagctgtgcctcggcagctagcagtgcctcgtcctcctgtgccactcgggcctgcACCTCAGGTGATAGTCGTGCCATAGCAGCTctgtctgcctgtctgcccctcctcctgtcctgtggtgcTGTGGAACGGAAGACCGGGAACCTAGGAGCCTCATCCTAACGGTAAACTTCACTgacgggtgactcagctggcaaGATCATAGAGCATATATAACTGATCTAGTGAGCATAAGGAAACTGACGTacaacacccatcccgtcagtgatcacatcctcgatctcagccaaaatgaaGTCAACAATGTCAAAAGGCTCGTGAGTGAGTATGTGTAGaagtagcagctgctgcagacctataaacccctctgggtagccactcctcggcaacaaagtcctccggagggccatgtgaactgTGTACGCCTCTGGTgtcagcaggctgggaactctggcATATGAGGCTGGAAACaactggcggaagcactgagagattgcctcgtgagaaggtgcaatcccgccaatcatcgctctatgcggtggatctgcgtctctgtataccatctcgtgcagggagacatcgaccaaatcgactccgagaatccctgcaATCGTTGCCCtagacaaaccaaagacctggcctccaaacatgaagtgcacggctctgcgcttGGGAGCTATCTAGGCTGTGGCaaagaacactctgacccagtcctcaatatacatgttctgctccatctctagtaacctgggcaggcctctgaagtgagcaaaatgctctctgacatctgctccccctgcagcTATCCTTAGTGAGACCCAATCTAGCACTCTGTGTGGGAAGATCCTGTGCcctcgcctctggtaggtctcgtagaagctggcctgaagaagtgtccagaacctacgatgaaccctgctgtcacgggtcacggggaaccagtcctcctctgacacactccacctgagcctctcgaccttcgccgcattggccttggtcaagttctggagtaGCACActtggctccagacgcacaacagtgtccatacggaacactgcgcgctcggcctctagggccttggctctacgggctgctgctgcggacctgcgaggctcctgtggctggtgacctcctcacatcctcggtccagtgcgacgctcggtcgctggcgaagAATCTCCTGCtagggacgtctgccgagtgcggccagaacatcatagagtcggtgacccctgagtgctctgcccctgagactgctctgactgtgctgcctctgaatctgcatctgaaTCCACAGCAGTATCTgagtgatctgactctgctactgcctcagtcgtggctctggtggccctggcacctcgaaccctgcccatacctctgcctctgcctctgcctctgcccttGACTGGCTGATCCCCGATCgcgaacggacgagcacggcctgacgcctgctcctcggcggccttggccaccatctcggccctctcggcctctctctctgtGCGAGTCCACTTGCGGACGGGCTTCTCGACAACAACC
The genomic region above belongs to Panicum virgatum strain AP13 chromosome 8N, P.virgatum_v5, whole genome shotgun sequence and contains:
- the LOC120686926 gene encoding uncharacterized protein LOC120686926 gives rise to the protein MAAANLLTALLNMYTTPSVDFDRVDAFVLAPSAHPGWPCSHLSGITELELARDEGELGLSFLPNLCSVLATGLPSWPRCWGAAPQQPGPRAAAHGGAAGGPCCGCWSWPFGAASARRGIRILRGEVAAEVPMLAVGLPSAALQAPPPASSERCLVVDVGRSREAAGLRAEHAGAAVGAEEAGGALE